DNA from Deltaproteobacteria bacterium:
GGCCGGACGCTGCTGATGCGCGACATCGGCCACGTCCACGACGGCTACGCCACCCAGACCAACGTGGTCCGGGTCGACGGACGCCGCGCCACCTATCTCAACATCCTGAAGAAGGCGGACGCCTCCACGCTGGCAGTCGTCGAGACCACCCGCGACATGCTCCCGCAGCTCCAGAAGTCGGCGCCGGAAGGCGTGGAGCTGAAGCTGGAGTTCGATCAGTCCGAGTTCGTCCGCGCCGCGGTGAACGAGGTGCTTCGCGAAGGGGTGCTGGCAGCGGGCCTGGTCGCGCTGATGATCCTCTTCTTCCTCGGCAGCTGGCGCTCGACCTTGATCGTCTGCAGTTCGATCCCCATCGCCATCCTCACCAGCATCGTCGCGCTCTTCCTCTGCGGACAGACGTTGAACCTCATGACGCTGGGCGGTCTGGCACTCGCCATCGGCATGCTGGTGGACGACGCCACGGTCGAGGTGGAGAACATCCATCGCAACCGCGCACTGGGAGGCAAGAACCTGACCCAGGCCATCCTCGACGGCGCCAGGCAGGTGGCGGTGCCTGCGCTCGCCGCCACCCTCACCATCTGCGTGGTGTTCTTTCCGGTGGTGCTGCTCACCGGCGCCTCGAAGTACCTGTTCACGCCGCTGGCGGTGGCGGTCGTGTTCGCCATGCTCGCCTCGTATCTGCTTTCGCGGACGCTGGTGCCCACACTGGCGCGCATGCTGATGGAGAAGGAGAACCTGCACGAGCACGGCCGCTCGCTGGCGCATCGCTTCAACGAATGGCGCGACCGGCACTTCGCGCGGCTGCGCGATCGGTACTCCTCGGGCCTCGAGGCAGTGCTGGAGCGCCGCGGACTCGTGACGCTTGCTGCGGCGTTGCTGCTGGTCACCGCCGTGGGCCTCTGCTTCGCGGTGGGCGTGGACTTTTTTCCCACGGTGGATACCGGGATGATGCGCCTGCACTACCGCGCGCCGCAGGGTACCCGACTGGAGTCGACCGAGCTGCAGTTGGACGAGGTGGAGAAGGTCATCCGCGAGGTGGTCCCCAAGAGCGAACTGGAGACGATCACCGACAACATCGGCGTGCCGATCTCATACAATCTCGCTTTCGTCCCTACCGACAACGCCGCCGGCAACGACGCGGAGATTCGCGTCCAGTTGAAGAAGGGACACCGCCCCACGCGGAGCTACATCGACCGGCTGCGCAGGGAGCTGCCTGCCAGGTTCCCGGGCTCCGCCTTCTACTTCCTGCCTGCGGACCTCGTCTCGCAGGTGCTCAACTTCGGCATTTCCGCGCCGCTCGACGTGGAGGTGATCTCTCGCAACCCCGAAGCGCAGCGGGACGCGGTGCAGAAGGTGTTCGCGGCGGTATCCCGGGTACCCGGCACCGCCGACGTGCATGTGGTGCAGCAACTCGATCATCCGTCGCTCCTCGTGAAGGTCGATCGCCAGCAGGCGGCGGCCCTGGGGATCTCGCAGCGCGACGTGGCGAACAGCCTGCTCACCTCGCTCTCCTCTAGCCAGCTCACTTCGCCCAGCTTCTGGGTCGATCCCAAGACGGGCGTGAACTACAACGTCATCGTCCAGACGCCGCTCACCCTGATTCGCAGCGTCGACGACCTGATCGGCACGCCCATTACCCCGCAAGGCGCGCCGCCGGCGCAAACGCCGCCCCTGTTGGGTCAGTTCGCCGGGATCTCGACGTTGCAGGACAAGGCCTCCATCGGCCACGACACGGTCCAGCCGGTGGTGGAGATCCAGGCCAACGTCTCCGGCCGCGATCTGGCTGGCACCGCCTCGGATGTGCAGAAGGCCATCGATCGGGTGAAGGTTCCCGAGGGCGTAAGCCTCCAGTTGCGAGGACAGAGCGAAAACATGACCAGCGCCTTCCGCGGCATGGGACTCGGCATGCTACTCGCGCTGGCGCTCGTCTATCTCTTGCTGGTGGTCCTCTTCCAGTCGTGGCTCGATCCGCTGATCATCGCGGTGGCCGTACCGGGCGCCCTGCTCGGCGCGCTCTGGATGCTGGCGATCACCGGGACCACCCTCAACGTCGAGTCGATGATGGGTGCCATCATGGCGATCGGGATCGCCACCTCCAACAGCATCCTGCTGGTCAGCTTCGCCAACGACCGCCGCGCGGAGGATCCCGGCCTTTCACCCGCAGGCGCCATGCTGGAGGCGGGGCGGATCCGGCTGCGGCCGGTGCTGATGACCGCGTTGGCGATGATCCTCGGCATGCTGCCGATGGCGCTCGGTCTGGGCGAGGGCGGCGAGCAGAACGCGCCGCTCGGACGCGCGGTGATCGGCGGCCTGGTGATGGCGACGTTCGTCACGCTGTTCATGGTGCCGGTGACATACGCAGCTTTGCGCCGAGCCCCGCCGCGCAAGCACCAGCTCGAGGAACAGTTCCGCCGCGAAGAATCGGAAGGCCGTGAACCGGAGCCTGCCCATGCCTGACAGGCTCGGTGGACCGGGGTTGCCGCCGCCGGCGCTGGAGCAGCTCGCGAACGCGCAGCGCGAGGAGGAGAGGCGCCGGCACGAGAAGCCGCCGAAGCGCGCGCGCCACCGCAAGCGAGCGCTGTTTATCGTGCTCGCGGTGCTGGTGGTGCTCGCCGGAGCCGGTACCGGCTTCATCTACTGGCGCAAGCACCGCGCCATCCAGGTGGAAGCTTCGCGCCTGGAGAAGGAGCAGGACGCGGGACGCAAGATCCTCGTCGCCAAGGTGGTGGTGCCGAAGCCCGAGCGCACCCTGACCCTGCCGGGGGACGTCCGCGCCTTCACCGCCGTCGGCATTCTTCCCAAGGTAAACGGCTACGTGCGGCAGGTGCGCGTCGACAAAGGCGATCGCGTAAAGGCGGGCCAGCTCCTGGCCCTGATCGATTCGCCGGAGACCGATCAACAGGTTGCCGCCGCGAAGGCGGCGTTGCGCTTGCGACGGATCACGGCAGGACGCGCGCGCAGGTTGGCTCCTTCCGGCGTGATCTCGCGCCAGGACCTCGACAACGCGATCGAAGGAGAGCGCTCGGCGGCGGCGGATTACCGCCGCACCCGCGAGCTGCAGAAGTACGAGAACGTTCGCGCGCCGTTCGACGGCATCCTCACCGCGCGCCTCGTCGATCCGGGCGCACTCGTCTCTGCCACCACGCCGCTCTTCGAGTTGGCCGATCCCAGCCGGCTGCGGGTCTGGGTCTACGTCTCGCAAGACGCGGCGCCGTTCGTGCGCGTGGGCGACGCAGTGGAGTTGACCCAGGACGAGCGCCCCGGCGTGGTAGTGCGCGCGCAAGTCAGCCGTCTGGCCGACGCCCTCGATCCCCGCACTCGAACCATGCTCGCCGAGATCTGGCTCGACAACGCCAATGGCGGAGTAGTGGCGGGAGTGTTCGTCCATGCGACCCTGCACGTGCGCATTCCACCGCTTCCGGTGGTTCCCTCCAACGCCATCCTCTCGCGCGGCGACGAGACGCTCGTGGCCGTGGTCCAGAATCAGGACAAGCTGCACCTGGTGCCGGTGACGACCGGTCTCGATGACGGCAAGACGGTGCAAGTGCGCCAAGGGTTGCGCGGCGGGGAGACGGTGGCGCTGGACGTGCCCTCCGAGCTGTCGGAGGGCGCCAGGATCCAGCCCCTGACGCCGAAGCAGCAGAAGGCCGGCGCTCCGCAGGCGCGATCGGGGGATGGCCCCAGGCGCGGGTCCGCCGAGCAGAAAGATGAGAAAGACGGCGAGGCAGGGCCGTCGCCGAATCGCTAGCGGTCGGCGGGTTCGATCGCGGTACCGGGTGCTGGCGATCGCGGCCAGGGTTCACCGCGAGCTCGACGGGCGCGCCCGGGGGAGGGCTGCCGCGATCGCCGATCGCAGCCGCTCGTCCCCCGGGAGCTTACGGCATTACGTCCTCGTCCGGAGCCACCCGTAGCGCATGTTGCTGCGCTGTGCGCCCGTCTCCAGGTACCTGGCCTTGATCTTCGACAAGTTGTCGTTCTCGGCGGTGAGGTTCGGCTTGCCGTTGTCGAACTCGAGCAGGTCCTTCAGCTGCTTGGGCACCATCGATGCGTAGTTCGTGGGAACGGCCCCGTACGACCCGACGTTGCTGTCCAAGCCATAGAGCCGCGCCAGGTTCAGGCCGAGGATCTTCCGCTTGGCTGTCTCGGTGATGGCCGGGTAACCCCACTTCGCGCGAATCTTGTCGGGGATCTGGAAACGCCAGAACGCCTCCAGCTGCCATTGCGGCGTTCCGTACCAGAGCGAGTCCGATCCGAAGACGATCTGATTCTCACCCTTGAACATGAGGAGCTGGCCGATGATGTGGGCCCAGAGCGTCGGGAACGTGATGATGGAGCTTGCGAAGGTGGTCCCCAGCTCGGCATAGGAGTTCGTGAACCTGCCGGTGAGGTCTGCGAACTCGGTCGTCCAGGAGATGTCGGGCACGCGCTGGCCCTGCACGACCCTGGTCGAGCCGCGATCTCCCCTCTCCGCCGCCACCACTTCCTGCCAGGCGAAGTAGTCGAAGAAGGTGTCCTTGATGCAGGAGTGGTAGGTGATGAAGTTCAGGTCGGGGAAGTCATGGCAGGCCGCAGGCAGGTCCGCGGGATGCCCGAACTCGGGGATGTCGGCCATGCCGTGTGCCAGGCCCTTGTGCACGCAGATGTTGTTGAACCCCGGGATCTGGCCCTTGAGCTTCCGGTAGTACTTCGAGATCAGCTCGAACGTCGGGTAGGCAACGTCCTGGTCATCGTGCCGCCACAGCTTCATGACCGCGTTCGATGACGTGTCGAGTGGAGCCGTGTTCGGCGCTGTGGAAGTGGAGAGCGCCGACCTCCCCGGCTGGGCCGCGTGGGTGATGCAGTACCCCTTCCACGCGTCGGGCCGGTGGTTCTCGGTCTGGTACTGGATGTACTCCAGATTGGCCCTGCCTACGTAGAGGAGTCCGTGGGCCATCGCCCGGCGCGACCCGGCGATGTCGTTGATGAAGTTGCGCGCGTTCGCCGTCTGCGCGGCGGTGAGGATCTCCGCCAGGCGGGCCTCATCGACGTTGGTGACCGGAAGGTTGGTGCCCGGTTGCGCGGCCACGAACGTCGTGACGTTGCTGATCAGCCCTACTGTGACCTGGCTGTCGAGGAAGATGCTCTTGATGAAGCGCAGGAAGTGGAACGCATCTCCCGCGCCTTTTGCGTCCAGGTTCTGGACTCCCGAGTAGGGCGCAGTGAACGCATTGACCTCGTTCACGTACTTGTTCGGATTCGCCAGGTACTCGGCGGCCAGCGCCTTGTTCCAGGGGTAATACGGTTCCTTGTTCGCCTCGTCGAGGAAGCCATCCGGGTTGAACGGGTTCGTGGGGAACCCGAACGCGTCGGAGTAGAAGTTCCCCTCATGCTTGGTCTGGCCGCCCTGGGCAATCGCCCTCAGCGACGGCGCGCCCAGCGTGGTCCGGGTGTTCCCGCGCACGAAGTGGAGCTGGTCGTCGACGACGAAGACATCCGAGGGGAGCCCGTTTGCGGCCGCGGCGGCAGGCTCGAACAGCTCGGCCTTGTCGACGGCGAAGAACTTTCCGTAGACGTCGTTCATGGCAATGAGCGAGGCGGCCATCCCGCCCGAGCTCGCCAGGAACTCGCGGCGGCTGACGCCCAGCTTCTTCGCGGCGCCGTCGGCGAGCTCCTTGATCCGGGCTTCGACCTGCTGCTGCTTCTCGGTCTGCGGTTTCGGCAGGTACTCGCCGTTCGACACGTTCTGGGTCGGGATTGGGGAACAGAATTCCTCGGACTCGACATCATACGCGCGGGAGCACTTGGCCAGCTCCTCCGGCGACATCCACGTGGAATCGGACACGGCTCATCCTCCTCAAGCTTCGAAACGAACTGGGATAAGTGACTGAAGACGACCATCGCGGCGGAGAGAGGATTTCTCCGCCTCACTCACCTCCTTTTTCCAGACTCGAGTTGGCACCGCGCCCGCGCGCCGACGGATGTCGGCACGCTCCCCGAGCGCGGTAGGCAGACAAGTAACCCTGCCGGAAGAGCAGACACTCAGTGTATTGCAAGTGAGCCCCCCGTACTTCGCTGCGCGGCATAGCGGAAGGCGTGTCCGGGGGTCAACCCGGCGAAAGTCGTAGGGTTTTTTTACGCCGTCTTCGGAAAAGGCGCCAGGAACTCGCCTCGATGAAGAGATCAGGCCTGCGGAGGAGCGATGGGACCGCTTCCGCTCCAGGTAGCGGCGTACAATTTTCCGTCGCTGCCGCGCGCGAACACGTCGAGCTGGAACTTTCCCCACGCACAGGCGATGGAGGCGGCAGTAAACGGGATCAGCGCCCCCTCCGGCGTGGCCGGGCAGCCGACGGATTCGAATCCCGTCCAATCTTTACCGTCCCACCACTTGTGCAGCAGATCTCCGCGCTGCCCGCGGGCGAACACGTCGAGGCGCGTCGAGCCGCCGCCGGCGCAAACCGGGGGGCCGGAAAGCGGCACGGGCACCTTCACGGCGGGATAGAGCTGGTCGGGCTCGGCGGCGAGCCCGAGCGAAGCGAAGGGCGTCCATTTCGTGCCGTCCCACCACTTCACCAGCAGATCGCCGCGCGCGCCCCGCGTCGCGATCGCGATCGATCGAATGCCGCACGCGGTGGCGGAGATGGGCGGGAGCACGGGGGAGTCGGGACCGCCGTTCAAGACGACGCCCCCGAGCGATTCGAACTCGGCGAACTCCTTTCCGTCCCACGGGCTGTGCAAGAGGACGCCGGACGCGCCCAGCGCGAAGACGTCCATCGTCCCCGGCAAGAGGCTGCACGCGACGGGCGCGCTCGTCAGGCCCATCGGCACGCCGACGGAGCCGAACCACGCGGCGGGCGACCCGATCGACTCGAACCCGCCCCACTCCGTGCCTCTGAGCGTGCCGTGGACCAATTCACCTTCGGGCCCGCGCGCGACGAGTTGGATCTCCCCAGGAGCCGTCGCGCAGGCGCCGATCGGCCAGTCGACGGGGACGGTGGTGCTGCCGTCGCGAGCGAGCGGCACGCCGAGGGAGGTGGGCGGCTGGAACTCGCCGCGCTCGCCTCCGATCACGAGCAGCTCGCCTGCCGGGCCGCGGCAGAAGACCGTCACGCGCCGCTCGCCGCTGGCAGCGGCGACGGGCGACGAGACGTTCTCCGCGATTGCGGACCAGCGCAGGGGATTCGCCATTGGCGCGATGATACGCCAGCTCGAGGCTTGCAACCCATCGCCGACGACGTCTCGAGTGCCGGCCCGAAAGGAACGATCATGCGTGCTGCCGGCAAAGACGGAGCCGAACGGTGAAGCCTATGCGGAGACCGTGTTGTTGCGGCTGATCACCGAGCGCGGGCGCCCGTCGGTGAAAATCGGCGCGTCGGAACAGGCTGCGGGAATCAGCCTCACCGGCCCTTCGAACACGAAACAGACATGGGTGATCCTGGAGGCAAAAGGCACGGCTACCTCACTGAGATTGAAAAACGAGGACGGCCGAGAACAGATCGTCGCGCCGTAGCGCCTCGCGCTCGTGTTCTGTCGTGACTCAGCGCACGACGTTGCTCCCCTGCGCGGCGTCGATATAGCGCTGAACGTCGGCGGGCTGGAGCAGCCGGTCCGTGGCGAGGCTCGCGGCCACTTCTACCATCGCGGAGGCTGTTCCGGAAACGCGGCGGTTTGGTTTACCGTGCAAATATGCGTACGGCTATCCTCTTCGCGCTGCTCGCCATAGCTTGCGCGCGCGAGCTCCGATCCACGAATCCCGAGCTGTGGTTGGAACTCGAAAGCGAGCACTTCACGCTGCGCACCGATCTGCCCGAGGAAGACGCACGGCGGGCCATCGCGGACCTCGAGTTGATCCGCAACGCGCTGCTCGCGGCCGGGTGGCACGGAAAGGTGGCGTCGCCTGCGCACATCGGCGTGGTGGCGGTCGCGAGCGAACGCGAGGTGCACGAAATCCTCGTCGACAAGCTGGAAGGCGTCGCTGGCCCCCGCCGAAGCTCTGCCCGACCGTGTCGACGCTCGCATCCCGGCGGCTTTTCGCGCGCGGATCGCCGGGATCTCCGCCACGTGCGGAAAGGGCGACGTCATCGGCACCGCTGTGCGGGCGGTGGAAGCGGAACCCCTGCTCAAGATCTGTCGTCAACCTTTGTACGTGCCATCCTCCTCCGCAAAGGCGATCTCGGTGGAGTTCACCATTCGCGAGGACGGTACGGTCGCGGCGGTCGCCATCAAAGGGGCGCTAGACAACGAGGAGTCCGGGATGCTGCGGCAGTTCGTCGAAAGCTGCAGCTTCGAGCCGGTGATCGTCGACGGCAAACCGCGGCGGGCACAGCTCAACCTGACGCTCGACGCGTTCCTGCACTAGCCTCGAGTCGGCCCGCTTGCTGGCACGGCCGTGCAAGCCGGTCACGCTCTTCATCCACGGCGCCAGCGCGGTCGCCAGCTAACCGGCGCGTGAGAGACTGAGCGCGGTGTTGATCAGGGACACGTGCGAGAAGGCCTGCGGGAAGTTCCCCAGGAACCGCTGCCCGACCGGATCGTACTCCTCCGAGAGCAGCCCGACATCGTTGGCCAGCCCGCAGAGCCGATCGAAGAGCGAGCGCGCCTCCTCGATGCGTCCCTGCAGGACGTAGTTGTCCGCCAGCCAGAAGGAGCAGGGGAGGAAGACGCCCTCACCGGGGGGAAGCCCGTCCACGCCGGAGCGCGTCCGGTACCGCATGACGAATCCATCGCGGAGCAACTCGCGCTCGATGGCTCGGACGGTACCGACCATGCGCGGGTCGTCAGCCGGAAGAAAGCCGACCAACGGCAGCGCCAGCAGCGACGCGTCCAGCTCCTTCGAGCCGTAGTACTGCACGAACGAGCCCAGCTCCGGGTCGTAGCCCCGGCGGGTGACGGAATCGTGGATCTGTTGCCGCGCCGCGCGCCAGCGTTCGACGGGCCCCTCGAGCCCGAACTCCTCGACGCCCTTCACCGCGCGGTCGAACGCCACCCACGCCATCACTTTGGAGTGCGTGAACTGCTGGCGCGGGCCGCGCACCTCCCAGATGCCCTCATCGGGCTCTTCCCAGATGGTCTCCAGATGGTCCATCAGCGCGCGCTGCAGCGCCCAGCCCGCCTCGTATCCACCCAGGCCGACGCGTCGCGAAAGGTGCAGCGCGTCCATCAATTCGCCGAACACGTCGAGCTGGAGCTGGAGGGAGGCCGCGTTGCCGATGCGCACGGGACGCGAGCCCTCGTATCCGGGCAGCCAGTCCAGCTCCAGCTCGGGCAATCGCCGCTCCCCGCCGAGGCCGTACATGATCTGGAGCTGCGGCGGCGAGCCGGCTACGGCGCGCAGGAGCCAGTCGCGCCAGGCGCGCGCCTCGTCCTGGTACCCGGCGGTCATCAGCGCGTAGAGCGTGAACGCCGCGTCGCGCAGCCAGCAGTAGCGATAGTCCCAATTGCGCTCGCCGCCCAATTTCTCCGGAAGCGAAGTGGTCGCCGCCGCCGCGATGCCGCCGGTTGGCTCGTAGGTGAGCGCCTTGAGCGTCATCAGGGAGCGCTGGACCATCTCGCGATATGGTCCTGTGAGCCCGCAGCGTTGCGACCATTTGCGCCAGCCCGCCTCGGTCTCCTTCAGCGCTGGCCCGGGCTCGACAGGAGCCGGCGCCGGCAGGTGTGAGGGCCACCAGGTCAGCACGAACGGCACCTGCTCCCCTTCTCCCACGCTGAACTCCGCCACCGTCTTGAGGTCCTCGCCGCGCGTCTCTACTGGCGTGTGCAGCCGAAGGCAATCGGGGCCGGCGATCGCCGAGATGCCGCCATCGATGCGCTGAACCCACGGGACGATCGAGCCGTACCCGAAGCGCATGACCAACTCCATCCGCATCGGCACCCGGCCACGATTTCCCACCACGATGCGAAGCACGTCCGTGCCCTCGCCGTAGATGGGCATCAGGTCGAGGACGGTGACGATGCCCTCCTCGGTCTCGAACTCGGTCTCGAGGATGAGCGTGCCGTCGCGGTAGCGGCGGCGCACCCGCTTCACTCCTCCGGCCGGCGCCAGCAGCCAGCGACCGTTGTCCGGCGTCCCCAGGAGCGCGGCGAAGGACGCATCCGAGTCGAAGCGCGGGAGACAGAGCCAATCGATCGACCCGTCCTTGGCGACGAGCGCGAGGCTGCGGAGGTCAGCGATGATGGCGTAGTCCTCAATGCGGGAGGGCACCCCACCAACCTAAGCGGCCGTCTGGCCGCGCGCACGTGACCTCTGGCCGAGGAGCAGCTTTCGGGCGGCTGTGCAGATGGCGCGCGACGGCACCGATGAGCAGCTTCGCGGCATGATCCGGAAGCTCAAGTCGGGCCAGTTCCGCGCCGTGCAGTTCTTCAAGCTGCACTGAGACAGCCGTGGCGACTGCTCACATCCGCTGCTGACGGACGCCTGCGCCGTGACCCTCGCGACGCACGCGCGTCCCATCGTGATCGCTCCCGTGGGGCAGATCGAGCGGAGGCTCGTCGCTTCGGCTGCGGAAGATTCTCGGGCAATTCTCGGCCGGGA
Protein-coding regions in this window:
- a CDS encoding efflux RND transporter periplasmic adaptor subunit, encoding MPDRLGGPGLPPPALEQLANAQREEERRRHEKPPKRARHRKRALFIVLAVLVVLAGAGTGFIYWRKHRAIQVEASRLEKEQDAGRKILVAKVVVPKPERTLTLPGDVRAFTAVGILPKVNGYVRQVRVDKGDRVKAGQLLALIDSPETDQQVAAAKAALRLRRITAGRARRLAPSGVISRQDLDNAIEGERSAAADYRRTRELQKYENVRAPFDGILTARLVDPGALVSATTPLFELADPSRLRVWVYVSQDAAPFVRVGDAVELTQDERPGVVVRAQVSRLADALDPRTRTMLAEIWLDNANGGVVAGVFVHATLHVRIPPLPVVPSNAILSRGDETLVAVVQNQDKLHLVPVTTGLDDGKTVQVRQGLRGGETVALDVPSELSEGARIQPLTPKQQKAGAPQARSGDGPRRGSAEQKDEKDGEAGPSPNR
- a CDS encoding glycoside hydrolase family 15 protein is translated as MPSRIEDYAIIADLRSLALVAKDGSIDWLCLPRFDSDASFAALLGTPDNGRWLLAPAGGVKRVRRRYRDGTLILETEFETEEGIVTVLDLMPIYGEGTDVLRIVVGNRGRVPMRMELVMRFGYGSIVPWVQRIDGGISAIAGPDCLRLHTPVETRGEDLKTVAEFSVGEGEQVPFVLTWWPSHLPAPAPVEPGPALKETEAGWRKWSQRCGLTGPYREMVQRSLMTLKALTYEPTGGIAAAATTSLPEKLGGERNWDYRYCWLRDAAFTLYALMTAGYQDEARAWRDWLLRAVAGSPPQLQIMYGLGGERRLPELELDWLPGYEGSRPVRIGNAASLQLQLDVFGELMDALHLSRRVGLGGYEAGWALQRALMDHLETIWEEPDEGIWEVRGPRQQFTHSKVMAWVAFDRAVKGVEEFGLEGPVERWRAARQQIHDSVTRRGYDPELGSFVQYYGSKELDASLLALPLVGFLPADDPRMVGTVRAIERELLRDGFVMRYRTRSGVDGLPPGEGVFLPCSFWLADNYVLQGRIEEARSLFDRLCGLANDVGLLSEEYDPVGQRFLGNFPQAFSHVSLINTALSLSRAG
- a CDS encoding efflux RND transporter permease subunit; this encodes MWIVRLALRRPYTVATLCLVIAVLGGLSLSRLKVDVLPAIDIPVVAVVWNYPGLIAEEMEKRVITLTERAFSTTVGDIERLESQSINGIGIVKVYFQQGTDIGGALAQISSVCNAILRGMPPGMTAPAIVSFNASNVPVAQLTLSGNGASEQQLFDYGLNFLRLRLFTIPGLATPAPYGGRQRQIVVDIDPAKLAAHGLSPQDVVDSLAKSNVILPAGSARIGSREWDVQLNASPKQIAEFDELPLRTVNGRTLLMRDIGHVHDGYATQTNVVRVDGRRATYLNILKKADASTLAVVETTRDMLPQLQKSAPEGVELKLEFDQSEFVRAAVNEVLREGVLAAGLVALMILFFLGSWRSTLIVCSSIPIAILTSIVALFLCGQTLNLMTLGGLALAIGMLVDDATVEVENIHRNRALGGKNLTQAILDGARQVAVPALAATLTICVVFFPVVLLTGASKYLFTPLAVAVVFAMLASYLLSRTLVPTLARMLMEKENLHEHGRSLAHRFNEWRDRHFARLRDRYSSGLEAVLERRGLVTLAAALLLVTAVGLCFAVGVDFFPTVDTGMMRLHYRAPQGTRLESTELQLDEVEKVIREVVPKSELETITDNIGVPISYNLAFVPTDNAAGNDAEIRVQLKKGHRPTRSYIDRLRRELPARFPGSAFYFLPADLVSQVLNFGISAPLDVEVISRNPEAQRDAVQKVFAAVSRVPGTADVHVVQQLDHPSLLVKVDRQQAAALGISQRDVANSLLTSLSSSQLTSPSFWVDPKTGVNYNVIVQTPLTLIRSVDDLIGTPITPQGAPPAQTPPLLGQFAGISTLQDKASIGHDTVQPVVEIQANVSGRDLAGTASDVQKAIDRVKVPEGVSLQLRGQSENMTSAFRGMGLGMLLALALVYLLLVVLFQSWLDPLIIAVAVPGALLGALWMLAITGTTLNVESMMGAIMAIGIATSNSILLVSFANDRRAEDPGLSPAGAMLEAGRIRLRPVLMTALAMILGMLPMALGLGEGGEQNAPLGRAVIGGLVMATFVTLFMVPVTYAALRRAPPRKHQLEEQFRREESEGREPEPAHA